The nucleotide sequence TTTCCGCCACGCTGAATATAACCAAGCACCGTTTCACGGGTTTCAATACCTGTAGTCTCTTCAATCGCTTTGGTAATATAATCGGCAGGCCTGGTTTTACCTGGAGAAGCAACACCCTCAGCCACCACAACAATAGAATAAGGCTTACCCCGGTGTGCCCGGTCCAGTATGGCTTCGTTCACTTTTTCCATATTATAGCCAAGCTCGGGCAACAAAATTACATCCGCGCCACCGGCCATCCCGGCATACAAAGCAATCCACCCGGCATGGTGACCCATTACCTCAACCACCATCACCCGTTTATGAGAACTAGCGGTGCTATGCAGGCGGTCAATCGCTTCGGTGGCAATATTCACCGCCGTATCAAAACCAAACGTAATATCCGTCCCCCACACATCGTTATCAATTGTTTTGGGAACACCAATAATATTCAATCCAAGCTGCGAAAGCATATTGGCAGTTTTTTGGGTTCCGTTACCCCCAATGCACACCAAACAATCCAGTCCCAGGGCTTCATAGTTCTCTTTAATAACATGAGGCTTTTCCGTATCACCCGAAGCAAGCAACTTCCGAAAAGGCTTCTCGCGAGAAGTACCAAGGATAGTCCCGCCCAGATTGAGGATGCCCGAAAGACTCCGCTCCGTAAAAACCTCGACATCCTTATTCAGCAATCCAACAAAACCGCTGTGTATCCCGATCACCTCCATACCGTAGTGCATAATGGCTGTTTTACCTACACCCCGAATGGTTGCATTGATGCCGGGGCAGTCGCCACCGGACGAAAGAATCCCTATTTTCATTGTTTTACTCATTTATGTACGTAACAAAGATATAAATAAAAAGAGAATGGTTAAATTTGCCGGGAACACAATTAAAAAAGTCATGGATTTTTTAACAAAAGCGGTTTTACCTTTCTTTCGTTACAGATTAAAACAGATCGAATCGCATGTTATGCATGCCGATGCCGTACAGCAAAAACAGCTGTCCCGGCTTATCGACGTATCTAAACAAACGGAATGGGGGAAGAAATACGATTATAAAAGTATCCGAAATTACGAAATATTTCAGGAACGTATTCCTATACAACAATACGACGATGTAAAACCCTATGTGGAACGGATGCTGCAGGGAGAACAAGGCCTAATATGGCCCACCCCTGTAAAATGGTTCGCCAAGTCGAGCGGAACCACCAACGACAAGAGCAAATACCTGCCTGTATC is from uncultured Macellibacteroides sp. and encodes:
- a CDS encoding ATP-dependent 6-phosphofructokinase, with protein sequence MKIGILSSGGDCPGINATIRGVGKTAIMHYGMEVIGIHSGFVGLLNKDVEVFTERSLSGILNLGGTILGTSREKPFRKLLASGDTEKPHVIKENYEALGLDCLVCIGGNGTQKTANMLSQLGLNIIGVPKTIDNDVWGTDITFGFDTAVNIATEAIDRLHSTASSHKRVMVVEVMGHHAGWIALYAGMAGGADVILLPELGYNMEKVNEAILDRAHRGKPYSIVVVAEGVASPGKTRPADYITKAIEETTGIETRETVLGYIQRGGNPSPYDRNLATRLGGHATELISQGQFGRMVCMCGNTVTSTPLGEVAGKLKVVTKEHELIVQGLRMGINFGS